A single Kryptolebias marmoratus isolate JLee-2015 linkage group LG7, ASM164957v2, whole genome shotgun sequence DNA region contains:
- the si:dkey-183c6.8 gene encoding protein O-GlcNAcase — protein sequence MEEEKQFLCGVVEGFYGRPWSMDQRKVLFQWMQRWGLNTYLYGPKDDLKHRLLWREVYSSEEEAQLHTLIVEAQSRGLRFVYALSPGQDIVFSSSCDLTLLKRKLKQVSDLGCHAFAILFDDIDHSMCQADSEAFTSFAHAQVTVTNEMYRFLGEPDVFLFCPTEYCGSLCSPSVSKSPYLQTIGEDLLPNITVIWTGSKVISRKLSLDCLAEVESVLQRSPLIWDNLHANDYDSRRLFLGPFTGRDPQIRSHLRGLLLNPNCEFEANYIPLHTLGTWYRTGKEDMKDEECEYCPDRALTAALRDWMEELNQPLQAGRQSSRTDQRVSVVSSRSKTPDRSGSLSTFRATSAVAKLPVFPLNSSSPPSSPPMGKKEREGEKERRHQSGQPTQHPPGSRPGAPTGGGRAQKAQGRGLCGGKGLLSEAQVRLLVGLHYLPHEHGPSAQKLLQDLTWLKTNCHLVSTNGKKTQPQKVDEWRGRASSFLSLCEEIAQLHCSVVGGANRAVLYDLYPYVWDLRNTALVAKAFISWLDGRVMSDSSSLGSWRNCFHWCGKTTGVDVLGVDSEPWVFKGGVSGEVQMLLPISSSSELFTHPPPLFPTSRLYNIRPYHSKDKVELYRMVRQLHLRTQGGQESSVAHPDVIGDRCLGPCLALSPEYSFILEDELGVCGCVLGILDVRSFAKRCQASWIPAMRDKYPPKGNNTHPNTQDLIQLMEEDQGEYPDSLLYHFPSQLRLDALPELVDVSVSRTLITALLTALKANGSQGVFCEVQPTDHQRLEFLTKLGFLEILRGEARSREGVVLGRLL from the exons gtTTTTATGGCCGGCCCTGGTCCATGGACCAGAGGAAAGTTCTCTTCCAGTG GATGCAGCGCTGGGGGTTGAACACCTACCTGTACGGTCCAAAAGACGACCTGAAACACAGACTGCTGTGGAGAGAAGTCTATTCTTCTGAAGAGGAAG CTCAGTTGCACACTCTCATAGTAGAGGCTCAGTCCAGAGGCCTGAGGTTTGTTTACGCCTTGTCTCCTGGTCAGGACATTGTCTTCTCTTCTTCCTGTGACTTGACGCTGCTTAAACGCAAACTGAAACAG GTCTCAGACCTGGGTTGCCATGCCTTCGCCATTCTCTTTGACGACATCGATCACTCCATGTGTCAGGCCGACAGTGAAGCCTTCACCTCATTCGCTCATGCTCAGGTCACAGTAACCAATGAAATGTATCGGTTCCTGGGGGAACCAGATGTCTTCCTTTTCTGTCCTACAG AGTACTGTGGTTCCTTGTGTTCCCCCAGTGTGTCCAAGTCTCCTTACTTGCAAACCATTGGAGAGGACCTCCTGCCTAATATAACAGTAATATGGACAG GCAGCAAAGTCATTTCCAGGAAACTGTCTTTAGACTGCCTCGCCGAGGTGGAGTCCGTCCTCCAGCGATCCCCTCTAATCTGGGACAATCTGCACGCCAACGATTATGATTCCAGACGTCTCTTCTTGGGGCCTTTCACGGGTCGAGACCCTCAGATTAGGAGCCACCTGAGGGGTCTGCTGCTCAATCCCAACTGCGAGTTTGAAGCCAATTACATCCCGCTGCATACGCTGGGAACCTGGTACAGAACAGGAAAGGAGGATATGAAAG ATGAGGAGTGTGAGTACTGCCCTGATCGAGCTCTGACTGCCGCGCTCCGTGACTGGATGGAAGAACTCAACCAGCCTCTACAAGCAg GTCGTCAGAGCTCAAGAACTGATCAGCGTGTCTCTGTTGTATCATCGCGCTCCAAAACGCCCGACAGGTCCGGTTCTCTTTCCACCTTCAGAGCCACCTCTGCAGTGGCCAAGCTCCCAGTCTTTCCACTGAACTCTAGCTCCCCGCCGTCCTCTCCGCCCATGGGCAAAAAGGAAAGGGAGGGCGAAAAGGAGAGGAGACACCAGTCTGGCCAGCCCACTCAGCATCCTCCTGGATCCAGGCCAGGGGCCCCCACAGGTGGAGGCCGCGCACAGAAGGCCCAGGGTCGGGGGCTCTGCGGTGGGAAGGGCCTGCTGAGTGAGGCCCAGGTTCGGCTGCTGGTTGGCCTTCATTATCTCCCCCACGAGCACGGCCCTTCGGCccagaagctgctgcaggatCTGACCTGGCTGAAAACAAACTGCCACCTGGTCAGCACCAACGGCAAGAAGACACAACCTCAGAAG GTCGACGAGTGGCGTGGACGAGCCTCCAGTTTCCTGTCTCTGTGTGAAGAAATAGCACAGCTCCACTGCAGCGTGGTGGGTGGGGCCAACAGGGCAGTGCTCTATGACCTTTACCCTTACGTGTGGGACCTGAGGAACACAGCTCTGGTGGCAAAGGCCTTCATATCCTGGCTGG ATGGACGGGTGATGAGTGACAGCTCAAGCCTCGGCTCCTGGAGGAACTGCTTTCACT ggtGTGGGAAGACAACTGGAGTGGACGTGTTGGGGGTGGACTCAGAGCCATGGGTGTTCAAAGGGGGAGTGTCCGGGGAAGTACAG ATGCTCCTCCCTATAAGCAGCAGCAGTGAACTCTTCACtcacccccctcctctcttCCCTACCTCTCGCCTCTACAACATCAGGCCCTACCACAGCAAAGACAAG GTGGAGTTGTATCGGATGGTCCGCCAGCTTCACCTGAGAACTCAGGGTGGTCAGGAGTCCAGTGTGGCTCATCCAGATGTCATTGGAGACAG ATGTCTTGGTCCGTGTCTGGCACTGAGCCCCGAGTACAGCTTCATCCTGGAAGATGAGCTCGGTGTTTGTGGCTGCGTGCTGGGCATCTTGGACGTCCGCTCCTTCGCCAAGCGGTGCCAGGCCAGCTGGATACCTGCCATGAGAGACAAATACCCGCCCAAAGGGAACAACACACATCCCAACACACAG GACTTGATCCAGTTAATGGAGGAGGACCAGGGGGAGTACCCGGACTCGCTTCTTTATCACTTTCCCTCTCAGCTGCGACTGGATGCCCTGCCTGAGCTGGTGGACGTCAGCGTCAGCCGAACCCTGATCACCGCCCTCCTCACTGCGCTCAAGGCCAACG GTTCTCAGGGTGTGTTCTGTGAGGTGCAGCCTACGGACCATCAGAGGCTGGAGTTCCTAACCAAACTAGGCTTCCTGGAGATCCTGAGAGGAGAAGCCAGAAGCAGAGAGG